A genomic segment from Kyrpidia tusciae DSM 2912 encodes:
- a CDS encoding aromatic ring-hydroxylating oxygenase subunit alpha: MKTLERFIDLEKGSISPAIFWDPEIYQEELKKIFTKSWLFVAHESQIKQPGDYVTNYMGEDPVIITRDLEGKIHVFLNACPHRGMMICRTDAGNSRFYRCPYHGWTFENSGNLIGVPEFEYAYWGELDRSKYRLREVPRVESYKGFIFANWDPNAAPFVEYAGKDFLWYMDLAFEKCLGNFEVTGPVMKLRLRTNWKIPTENFGDDYHVLYTHGSAFKIGFMPPYDAVGSYNAYCDNGHSVADIPEFGKGLELDRMIAKQLGPEAERYLESVDKKLREKLSPVHADLHQVGQLLIFPNLTFLTFGVFRGIHLFQWHPKGVDETELWQIPLYDSEAPDVAKEYARRFSQRENAPGGIFAADDGENFEQITKATKPYVTRQFNFDYSMGIRHEGEIQIPGLPGVLGRHYSEQNQRNYYRYWLKLMSEEGVFHD, from the coding sequence ATGAAAACTTTGGAAAGATTTATTGATCTTGAAAAAGGTTCGATTAGTCCCGCGATTTTCTGGGATCCAGAGATTTATCAGGAAGAGCTGAAAAAAATATTTACAAAGAGCTGGCTTTTTGTTGCCCACGAAAGCCAAATTAAACAGCCAGGAGACTACGTAACTAATTATATGGGAGAAGATCCTGTCATTATAACTCGGGATTTAGAAGGAAAGATTCACGTATTTTTAAACGCTTGCCCCCACCGTGGGATGATGATTTGTAGAACTGATGCTGGAAATTCAAGATTCTATCGATGTCCATATCACGGATGGACCTTTGAAAATAGTGGAAATTTAATTGGCGTACCAGAATTTGAATACGCATATTGGGGAGAGTTGGATCGTTCGAAGTACCGCCTTAGAGAGGTTCCGCGGGTTGAATCGTATAAGGGGTTTATCTTCGCGAATTGGGATCCAAACGCTGCACCGTTTGTGGAATATGCCGGAAAAGATTTTCTATGGTATATGGATCTTGCTTTTGAAAAGTGTTTGGGGAATTTCGAGGTAACGGGTCCAGTAATGAAACTAAGACTCAGAACAAACTGGAAGATTCCAACAGAAAATTTTGGAGATGACTACCATGTCTTATATACTCATGGCTCCGCTTTTAAAATTGGCTTCATGCCGCCCTATGACGCAGTTGGATCTTATAATGCTTACTGCGATAATGGACATAGCGTAGCGGATATACCTGAATTTGGAAAAGGTTTAGAGCTGGATCGTATGATAGCCAAACAACTTGGTCCTGAAGCAGAAAGGTATTTGGAATCAGTGGATAAAAAACTGAGGGAAAAACTTTCACCAGTGCATGCAGACTTGCATCAAGTTGGCCAGCTGCTGATTTTCCCGAATCTAACGTTTCTTACATTCGGGGTTTTTCGTGGAATTCATTTATTCCAGTGGCATCCTAAAGGAGTAGATGAAACGGAATTGTGGCAAATCCCCTTATACGACAGTGAAGCTCCTGATGTTGCGAAGGAGTATGCTAGGAGATTTTCCCAACGCGAAAATGCTCCTGGTGGAATTTTTGCAGCGGATGACGGGGAAAATTTCGAGCAAATTACCAAGGCAACTAAACCTTATGTGACGAGACAGTTTAACTTTGATTACTCCATGGGTATTCGTCACGAGGGGGAGATTCAAATTCCAGGGTTGCCCGGTGTCCTTGGTCGGCATTACAGCGAGCAGAATCAGAGGAACTATTATCGATATTGGCTAAAGTTGATGAGTGAGGAGGGGGTCTTTCATGACTAA
- a CDS encoding DODA-type extradiol aromatic ring-opening family dioxygenase, whose protein sequence is MGKIVAAAATSHIMMSSHGVEEQAKNVVEGFRRFGRYIQDARPDVIVCMSSEHMVNLHLDNMPAFCVGVGDKHMAYGDMDIPKVQVTGHRDFAQSFVQHAFDNEFDLATSEELLLDHGVMLPLLYANPGMKIPVVVLLTNIMTQPMPSMKRCVKLAQVLRETIETLRPENERVAVIGTGGLSHWLPPGTGGINEEWDRMLLDVISSGRVEELYDLSTEEIMEKGGNGGQEIRNWIMMASMVQGRQGRILYYEAPQSWATGMGSVVMEV, encoded by the coding sequence GTGGGAAAAATTGTTGCGGCAGCGGCTACTTCTCATATCATGATGAGCAGTCACGGAGTGGAAGAACAGGCCAAGAATGTTGTTGAAGGATTTCGGCGCTTTGGGCGCTACATTCAAGATGCTAGGCCGGATGTCATTGTTTGCATGTCCAGCGAACACATGGTCAATCTTCATTTGGATAATATGCCGGCGTTTTGTGTAGGTGTCGGTGACAAGCACATGGCGTACGGAGACATGGATATCCCTAAAGTTCAGGTAACCGGGCACCGGGATTTTGCACAAAGTTTTGTACAACATGCTTTTGACAACGAATTTGATCTGGCAACTTCTGAAGAACTATTGCTGGATCACGGTGTGATGTTGCCGTTGCTCTACGCCAATCCGGGAATGAAGATTCCCGTTGTCGTCCTTCTCACCAATATTATGACTCAACCTATGCCCAGCATGAAACGGTGCGTAAAGTTGGCGCAGGTTTTGCGCGAGACCATTGAAACGTTGCGTCCGGAGAACGAAAGGGTTGCGGTTATTGGGACCGGTGGCCTTTCCCACTGGCTTCCGCCTGGAACCGGCGGCATCAATGAAGAGTGGGATCGCATGCTGTTGGATGTGATCTCTTCCGGGCGTGTGGAGGAACTCTACGATCTTTCGACTGAAGAAATTATGGAAAAAGGGGGCAATGGGGGCCAGGAGATTCGCAACTGGATCATGATGGCTTCCATGGTTCAGGGTAGGCAAGGGAGAATTCTGTACTATGAAGCTCCCCAGTCCTGGGCAACGGGAATGGGCAGCGTGGTCATGGAAGTTTGA
- a CDS encoding extradiol ring-cleavage dioxygenase LigAB LigA subunit, with translation MSAWQVNKLVQDIVRDKELAAAFKRDEDSVLRRYTLTEDEIEGLKVGEPPKLSAIGMHPILQIWYLLLKNEDAARHVTVKEYVQDL, from the coding sequence ATGAGCGCTTGGCAAGTGAACAAACTGGTTCAGGACATCGTTCGTGATAAAGAGCTTGCGGCCGCATTTAAGCGTGACGAGGATTCGGTTCTTCGCCGATATACGTTGACCGAAGACGAAATCGAGGGTTTGAAGGTGGGCGAACCGCCCAAATTGTCCGCGATCGGTATGCATCCGATCCTGCAGATCTGGTACTTGTTGCTCAAAAATGAAGACGCTGCTCGGCACGTGACTGTGAAGGAGTATGTTCAGGACTTGTAG